The following coding sequences lie in one Opisthocomus hoazin isolate bOpiHoa1 chromosome 7, bOpiHoa1.hap1, whole genome shotgun sequence genomic window:
- the TSSC4 gene encoding U5 small nuclear ribonucleoprotein TSSC4: MGDQDRGEPFLGIVADGATDYEGALPSDTVSLSDSDSDDLGLTDEAEVDTISPEEPTVDDGDYRSGESPDSSHSSHRSPVQPFHLRGMSSTFSLRSQSIFDCLEEAAKSSVPSMPEDNVVDGRFKRPLPPATVSSNMVPEGLGKQAKPVQAPKTTPAVPDYVAHPERWTKYSLDGVSESTDKTNRAVAMEFLEGLKKRGEEQSSATQDSCTPYFNQDPSSCGAGRIVFTKPIKRGVDGLEKKTSSEEDDRKHMKTDPKGKSLKKTDDWREEDKVELGHLDSGSGKATEEEECVMAGDLSTEGKLSARFSGTGEEPLVETVGFHCSKKKNRKNFRPKVDDEGEEEES, from the coding sequence ATGGGAGATCAGGACAGAGGAGAACCCTTTCTGGGGATAGTGGCTGATGGTGCCACAGACTACGAAGGAGCTCTGCCCTCAGACACAGTGTCGCTCAGCGATTCTGATTCCGATGATTTGGGGTTAACGGATGAAGCAGAAGTTGATACAATATCTCCTGAGGAGCCAACTGTAGATGATGGGGATTACAGATCAGGGGAGAGCCCCGACTCTTCACACAGCAGTCACAGATCTCCTGTCCAGCCGTTCCATCTGAGGGGCATGAGTTCTACGTTCTCTCTCCGTAGCCAGAGCATTTTTGATTGCCTGGAAGAGGCGGCCAAGTCATCTGTGCCCTCAATGCCTGAAGATAATGTTGTTGATGGGAGGTTTAAGCGTCCGTTGCCTCCAGCCACAGTTTCAAGTAACATGGTTCCAGAGGGCCTGGGAAAGCAAGCCAAACCAGTGCAGGCTCCCAAAACCACTCCTGCAGTGCCCGACTATGTGGCACACCCAGAGCGCTGGACCAAATACAGCTTAGATGGAGTTTCAGAGTCTACTGACAAGACTAACAGGGCAGTGGCCATGGAATTTCTAGAGGGTttgaagaaaagaggagaggaacAAAGTTCAGCTACCCAAGATAGCTGCACCCCATACTTCAACCAGGACCCTTCCAGCTGTGGAGCTGGAAGGATTGTCTTCACCAAACCAATAAAAAGGGGTGTTGAtggactggaaaagaaaacatcatcAGAGGAGGATGACAGGAAGCACATGAAAACAGATCCCAAAGGAAAATCTCTTAAGAAGACTGATGACTGGAGGGAGGAGGATAAGGTAGAGCTGGGGCACTTAGACAGTGGAAGTGGAAAGGcaacagaggaggaggagtgcGTGATGGCAGGGGACCTGAGTACAGAAGGTAAGCTTAGTGCAAGGTTTAGTGGCACAGGTGAAGAGCCATTGGTGGAAACTGTTGGATTCCATTGCAgtaagaagaaaaataggaaaaatttcCGACCTAAAGTAGACgatgaaggggaggaggaagagtccTGA